From Salinirubellus salinus, the proteins below share one genomic window:
- a CDS encoding CaiB/BaiF CoA transferase family protein encodes MTTKPLADVSVLELSTMIAGPYAGQLLGDLGADVVKLERPETGELARSLEPRVGGAAGESFYYLTANRNKRSLALDVTTDEGRELFLELVEAADVVLENFPPTFTDRYDIGYETAREHNEQIVYCSISAYGETGPYREFPGIDTTVQALGGAMSMTRDGDSGPMRSGVPMNDVFAALYAVQGILTALYARDRTGEGEFVDVSLLDAGLAGLTTRATYSFATGEPYPPFGRRHNYFAPEGVYEVADGAVQLSVVTDRHWRAFCEAVDAPALAADERFAEVNERVANREALEAELTAVLERWDASDLVAALREAGVPAAPINDTVSVWDDPQVEARQMRRTLDHPTAGEVETLGFPVKYERAEPSVDRHPPRLGEHSRAVLEEVGLDDTAIERLVAAGVVGELDEA; translated from the coding sequence ATGACGACGAAGCCACTCGCGGACGTCTCCGTCCTCGAACTCTCGACCATGATCGCCGGCCCGTACGCCGGTCAGTTGCTCGGCGACCTCGGTGCCGACGTGGTGAAACTGGAGCGCCCGGAGACCGGTGAACTCGCCCGGAGCCTCGAACCGCGGGTCGGCGGTGCGGCGGGCGAGAGCTTCTACTACCTGACCGCGAACCGGAACAAGCGGAGTCTCGCGCTCGACGTCACGACCGACGAGGGACGCGAGCTGTTCCTGGAGCTCGTCGAGGCCGCGGACGTGGTGCTGGAGAACTTCCCGCCGACGTTCACCGACCGGTACGACATCGGCTACGAGACCGCCCGCGAACACAACGAGCAGATCGTCTACTGTTCCATCTCCGCGTACGGCGAGACGGGACCCTATCGGGAGTTCCCGGGCATCGACACGACGGTGCAGGCGCTCGGCGGCGCGATGTCGATGACACGCGACGGGGACTCCGGCCCGATGCGCTCGGGCGTCCCGATGAACGACGTGTTCGCCGCGCTGTACGCCGTCCAGGGCATCCTCACCGCGCTGTACGCCCGCGACCGGACGGGCGAGGGCGAGTTCGTCGACGTCTCGCTGCTCGACGCCGGGCTGGCCGGGCTCACCACGCGCGCGACGTACAGTTTCGCCACGGGCGAGCCGTACCCACCCTTCGGCCGTCGACACAACTACTTCGCGCCCGAGGGGGTCTACGAGGTCGCCGACGGCGCCGTCCAGCTGTCGGTCGTCACCGACCGCCACTGGCGGGCGTTCTGCGAGGCGGTCGATGCCCCGGCACTGGCCGCCGACGAGCGGTTCGCGGAGGTGAACGAACGGGTGGCGAACCGGGAGGCGCTCGAAGCGGAACTGACGGCCGTGCTGGAGCGGTGGGACGCGAGCGACCTCGTGGCGGCGCTCCGCGAGGCCGGCGTTCCGGCCGCGCCCATCAACGACACCGTCTCGGTCTGGGACGACCCGCAGGTCGAGGCCCGCCAGATGCGTCGCACGCTCGACCACCCGACGGCCGGCGAGGTGGAGACGCTGGGCTTCCCGGTCAAGTACGAGCGTGCCGAACCGAGTGTCGACCGACATCCCCCCCGACTCGGTGAACACTCACGGGCCGTCCTCGAGGAGGTCGGGCTCGACGACACGGCAATCGAGCGGCTGGTGGCGGCGGGCGTCGTCGGCGAACTGGACGAGGCGTGA
- a CDS encoding acyl-CoA dehydrogenase family protein → MEFQLTDEQRLVKRTASELAESQFADAAFTWDGDIPWPNVETLADQGLLGISLPEAYGGGGYEVLDVLLAQEAVGRVCPDTAHVLSRSSMGVPRVIAELGSDYLKERYLPPVTAGESILSIAISESEAGSDAGAMQTTAREEGDEVVLDGHKMWVSKGTHADAFLVYARFAETDRIGAVVVDADAPGLTVEDGYVNMADHRQNVLRFDDCRIPVEHELAVGADAFKELLAEFNVERCHNAMMCVACGLNAFDTAREHAADREQFGQPIGEFQAIEHKLADMAINLDAARLLVYRTAANARGGTASRMEASIAKVFANEAGQEVVDQAMQICGAMGYSKDSPLEYLYRWVRGWRIAGGTVEIHRNGIAEQLRKYGFE, encoded by the coding sequence ATGGAGTTCCAGCTCACCGACGAACAGCGACTCGTCAAGCGCACCGCGAGCGAACTCGCCGAGTCACAGTTCGCAGACGCGGCGTTCACGTGGGATGGCGACATCCCGTGGCCGAACGTCGAGACGCTCGCCGACCAGGGGTTGCTCGGCATCTCGCTGCCCGAGGCCTACGGCGGCGGGGGGTACGAGGTGCTCGACGTCCTGCTCGCACAGGAGGCCGTCGGGCGGGTCTGTCCCGACACCGCACACGTCCTCTCGCGGTCCTCGATGGGCGTGCCGCGCGTCATCGCCGAGCTCGGGTCGGACTACCTGAAGGAGCGGTACCTCCCGCCCGTCACGGCTGGGGAGTCCATCCTCTCCATCGCCATCTCCGAGTCGGAGGCCGGCTCCGACGCCGGCGCGATGCAGACCACGGCGCGCGAGGAGGGCGACGAGGTTGTGCTGGACGGCCACAAGATGTGGGTGTCGAAGGGGACCCACGCCGACGCCTTCCTCGTCTACGCGCGGTTCGCGGAGACCGACCGCATCGGCGCGGTCGTCGTCGATGCCGACGCGCCCGGACTCACGGTAGAGGACGGCTACGTCAACATGGCCGACCACCGGCAGAACGTCCTCCGGTTCGACGACTGCCGGATTCCGGTCGAGCACGAACTCGCCGTCGGTGCGGACGCGTTCAAGGAGCTCCTCGCGGAGTTCAACGTCGAGCGGTGTCACAACGCGATGATGTGCGTCGCCTGCGGGCTGAACGCCTTCGACACGGCTCGCGAGCACGCCGCCGACCGCGAGCAGTTCGGCCAGCCCATCGGCGAGTTCCAGGCCATCGAGCACAAGCTCGCGGACATGGCCATCAACCTCGACGCCGCCCGCCTCCTCGTCTACCGGACGGCCGCGAACGCCCGCGGTGGAACGGCCTCGCGGATGGAGGCCTCCATCGCGAAGGTGTTCGCCAACGAGGCCGGTCAGGAGGTCGTCGACCAGGCGATGCAGATCTGCGGTGCGATGGGCTACTCGAAGGACAGCCCCCTCGAGTACCTCTACCGGTGGGTCCGCGGCTGGCGCATCGCGGGCGGTACCGTCGAGATCCACCGCAACGGCATCGCCGAGCAGCTGCGGAAGTACGGGTTCGAGTGA
- a CDS encoding acetate--CoA ligase family protein yields MDRLFTPASIALVGASADPEKLSGRPYRYLQRHGYEGELFLVNPSHDTIDGRRCYDSVTELPRTVDLAMALVPARLTPQVVTECGAAGIPYVLVIASGFSETSEGAALEAELLDAAREAGVRLVGPNSEGLVNVPRRVGASFSSILKRESLVPGGLSVVTQSGAFGGALFQLSQDRNVGGNVWLSTGNEADLTTVDFLRHLVEDAGTDVLVSYVESLTRGGELLDVGRRAAETDTDLVAIRVGESPAGREAAASHTGSIASDDAVYEAVFEQAGVTTVWGVDEYVDLVTALSTVPAAAYPDVDAEAGRGIGVLSVSGGAAVLIADTCHRVGLPLARFADETVAAIEAEIPAYGSATNPVDVTGGIISQPELFERCMRSVATDGAVEGVVLQFGNSGGETVETCKAELLDIQAESDRPIAVVFTGGQPSPETATELREAGVLLFEDPVRAVRTLKTLADRRTARGRTARLPDRVDYADRRPLPGDGSWATVADALAEVGVSFARTVRVERADAAVDAAERIGYPVAMKLDPLVVDHKSEVGGIRVGLDDAAAVGDAYEALAALGDGVLVQEQVEGVEAVVGVVDDPDFGPVMLVGPGGVFVELFDDFAYRALPVTESMAREMVAETALGDLLDGYRGAPPGDVDALVSLLVAVSDAYATYDLAELECNPVIVTADDALAVDLLVSAGE; encoded by the coding sequence ATGGACCGGCTGTTCACCCCCGCGTCCATCGCGCTCGTCGGCGCCTCGGCGGACCCCGAGAAACTGTCGGGGCGGCCGTACCGCTACCTGCAGCGCCACGGGTACGAGGGGGAACTGTTCCTCGTCAACCCGAGCCACGACACCATCGATGGCCGGCGGTGTTACGATTCGGTGACCGAGCTTCCGAGGACGGTCGACCTCGCGATGGCGCTCGTGCCCGCACGACTGACCCCGCAGGTCGTCACCGAGTGTGGCGCGGCGGGCATCCCGTACGTGCTGGTCATCGCGTCGGGGTTCTCCGAGACGAGCGAGGGAGCGGCGCTGGAGGCGGAGCTCCTCGACGCCGCCCGCGAGGCCGGTGTCCGGCTCGTCGGCCCGAACTCCGAGGGGCTGGTGAACGTCCCCAGGAGGGTGGGGGCGTCGTTCTCCTCCATCCTCAAACGCGAGTCACTCGTCCCCGGTGGCCTGAGCGTGGTCACCCAGAGTGGGGCGTTCGGCGGCGCGCTGTTCCAGCTGTCCCAGGACCGGAACGTCGGCGGCAACGTCTGGCTCTCGACGGGCAACGAGGCCGACCTGACGACCGTCGACTTCCTCCGACACCTCGTCGAGGACGCCGGAACCGACGTGCTCGTCAGTTACGTCGAGTCGCTGACCCGTGGTGGGGAACTGCTCGACGTCGGCCGCCGCGCCGCCGAGACCGACACGGACCTGGTGGCGATCCGCGTCGGTGAGTCGCCAGCGGGCCGGGAGGCCGCGGCCTCGCACACGGGGAGCATCGCGTCCGACGACGCCGTCTACGAGGCCGTGTTCGAGCAGGCCGGCGTCACGACCGTGTGGGGCGTCGACGAGTACGTCGACCTCGTCACGGCGCTCTCGACGGTGCCCGCGGCCGCGTACCCCGACGTGGACGCCGAGGCGGGCCGCGGCATCGGCGTCCTGAGCGTCTCGGGCGGCGCCGCGGTACTTATCGCCGACACCTGCCACCGAGTAGGACTGCCCCTCGCCCGCTTCGCCGACGAGACCGTCGCCGCCATCGAGGCCGAGATTCCGGCGTACGGCTCGGCGACGAACCCCGTCGACGTGACCGGCGGCATCATCAGCCAGCCGGAGCTGTTCGAGCGCTGTATGCGGAGCGTCGCGACCGACGGGGCGGTCGAGGGCGTCGTCCTCCAGTTCGGGAACTCGGGCGGCGAGACCGTCGAGACCTGCAAGGCCGAACTGCTCGACATCCAGGCCGAGAGCGACCGCCCCATCGCCGTCGTGTTCACCGGCGGCCAGCCGAGCCCCGAGACCGCCACCGAACTCCGCGAGGCCGGCGTCCTCCTGTTCGAGGACCCGGTCCGTGCGGTCCGGACGCTCAAGACGCTCGCGGACCGGCGGACCGCCCGTGGGCGTACGGCGCGACTCCCCGACCGCGTCGACTACGCGGACCGCCGGCCGTTGCCCGGCGACGGCTCGTGGGCGACGGTGGCCGACGCGCTCGCCGAGGTCGGTGTCTCGTTCGCCCGGACGGTTCGGGTCGAGCGCGCCGACGCAGCCGTCGACGCAGCCGAGCGGATCGGCTATCCGGTCGCGATGAAACTGGACCCGCTCGTCGTCGACCACAAGTCGGAGGTCGGGGGCATCCGGGTCGGACTCGACGACGCGGCGGCTGTCGGTGACGCCTACGAGGCACTCGCCGCGCTCGGCGACGGAGTCCTCGTCCAGGAGCAGGTCGAGGGGGTCGAGGCGGTCGTGGGTGTCGTCGACGACCCGGACTTCGGGCCGGTGATGCTGGTCGGGCCGGGCGGCGTGTTCGTCGAGCTGTTCGACGACTTCGCGTATCGGGCGCTACCCGTCACCGAGTCGATGGCCCGCGAGATGGTCGCGGAGACCGCACTCGGCGACCTGCTCGACGGCTACCGGGGCGCCCCACCCGGCGACGTGGACGCGCTCGTCTCGCTCCTGGTCGCGGTCTCGGACGCCTACGCGACGTACGACCTCGCGGAACTGGAGTGCAACCCAGTGATCGTCACGGCCGACGACGCGCTCGCGGTCGACCTGCTCGTCTCGGCGGGGGAGTGA
- a CDS encoding class I adenylate-forming enzyme family protein, producing MHLDEVTGDARGGNVARLFDETVRNHGGELAVEGPGRELTHAELAHETASFAGGLRERGFDPGDRLLCYLPNSPQYLVAALGAFRAGVVVSPVNPQYKRRELGYQLEDTDASVVVTHPDLRPVVTETLAESDRDPTVVSVGDPDQHHPDDVAFDAVRGDPVTVDRDPEDVALLPYTSGTTGQPKGVRLTHRNFAAQLVSYLASRDDEVADTDVRSLCYLPLYHITGFTHVAMQPLVRGGALYLRNPSDWSAETAMETIESEGITHFVGVTAMYVDMVGSGSFGEHDLSSLVRVSEGGAKMSVAVQERFEAVADVSLTEGYGMTETTGATHSQRGSAFGPRHGSIGQPLRHTDCKVVDASGEEVQPGEEGELLVRGPQVMAGYHGMPEATADAFTETGYLRTGDVARRDADNYYEIVDRKKHVIVTAGYNVYPSEVEELLREHEAVADAAVVGRDDDRRNEVPVAYVVAAPDTEPTGPLAETVRQFVLDRVAEYKHPREVHFVDALPRTASGKVQKYELERRADEAGGATSES from the coding sequence ATGCACCTCGACGAGGTCACGGGCGACGCCCGTGGCGGGAACGTCGCACGGTTGTTCGACGAGACGGTCCGGAACCACGGTGGGGAACTCGCCGTCGAGGGGCCGGGACGTGAACTCACGCACGCCGAACTCGCCCACGAGACGGCGTCGTTCGCGGGCGGCCTGCGCGAGCGTGGGTTCGACCCGGGTGACAGGCTGTTGTGCTACCTGCCGAACTCCCCGCAGTACCTCGTCGCCGCGCTCGGCGCCTTCCGCGCGGGCGTGGTCGTCTCGCCCGTCAACCCGCAGTACAAGCGGCGCGAGCTCGGCTACCAACTCGAGGACACCGACGCGTCGGTCGTCGTCACGCACCCCGACCTGCGGCCGGTCGTGACCGAGACGCTCGCCGAGTCCGACCGAGACCCGACCGTCGTCTCGGTGGGTGACCCCGACCAGCATCACCCCGACGACGTGGCGTTCGACGCGGTGCGTGGCGACCCGGTGACGGTCGACCGTGACCCGGAGGACGTCGCGCTCCTCCCGTACACCTCGGGGACGACGGGCCAGCCCAAGGGGGTGCGACTCACCCACCGGAACTTCGCGGCACAGCTCGTCTCGTACCTCGCCAGCCGGGACGACGAGGTGGCCGACACCGACGTCCGGTCGCTCTGTTACCTGCCGCTGTACCACATCACGGGGTTCACCCACGTCGCCATGCAGCCGCTGGTCCGTGGTGGCGCACTCTACCTCCGCAACCCGAGCGACTGGTCGGCCGAGACGGCGATGGAGACCATCGAGTCCGAGGGTATCACCCACTTCGTCGGCGTCACGGCGATGTACGTCGACATGGTGGGGAGCGGGTCGTTCGGCGAGCACGACCTCTCCTCGCTCGTCCGGGTCAGCGAGGGGGGTGCGAAGATGTCCGTCGCCGTCCAGGAGCGCTTCGAGGCGGTGGCGGACGTCTCGCTGACCGAGGGGTACGGCATGACCGAGACGACCGGCGCGACCCACTCGCAACGGGGATCGGCGTTCGGCCCACGCCACGGCAGTATCGGCCAGCCGCTGCGCCACACCGACTGCAAGGTGGTCGACGCCTCGGGCGAGGAGGTGCAGCCGGGCGAGGAGGGCGAACTCCTCGTCCGTGGCCCGCAGGTGATGGCCGGCTACCACGGGATGCCCGAGGCCACGGCGGACGCGTTCACCGAGACGGGCTACCTCCGGACGGGCGACGTGGCACGGCGTGACGCCGACAACTACTACGAGATCGTCGACCGCAAGAAGCACGTCATCGTCACCGCCGGGTACAACGTCTACCCGAGCGAGGTGGAGGAGTTGCTGCGCGAACACGAGGCCGTCGCGGACGCCGCCGTCGTCGGCCGCGACGACGACCGTCGCAACGAGGTCCCCGTCGCCTACGTCGTGGCGGCACCCGATACCGAACCCACCGGGCCCCTCGCCGAGACGGTCCGCCAGTTCGTCCTCGACCGGGTGGCCGAGTACAAGCACCCGCGCGAGGTCCACTTCGTCGACGCGCTCCCCCGGACGGCCAGTGGGAAGGTCCAGAAGTACGAGCTGGAGCGGCGCGCGGACGAGGCCGGAGGGGCGACGAGCGAGTCCTGA
- a CDS encoding acyl-CoA dehydrogenase family protein produces the protein MDFSEPAEATQIKKALDEFIEQEVVPLENEHPEFLGEDYERHIVDEDHFQVPEYREVVETIRQKSVEAGFYGMDMPEEVGGGGVDLLTSAIVTEHLANRPPGFHDAIMGGAGGPTAILLACTEEQREEYLDPLMEGEITTCFALTEPDHGSDPQYMDATAEKDGDEWVIDGNKYWITNGPYADFAMVFARTSGEKGEYGGITCFLVDADKEGYSVEHVHRTMGLTPGGQCELRFDGVRVGEDKVLGEVDQGFQTAMNWIGGGRIKIAANAVGTAQHLLDLAVDYARDRETFGKPIGHRQGVSFQLADLATEVEQVRWLYRYAAWKIQNGERARKEESMAKLRGAELANQAADVAMQVYGGAGFMKDQPIERRYRGTRVLRIFEGTDEIQRRTIARELI, from the coding sequence ATGGATTTCAGCGAACCGGCCGAGGCGACCCAGATCAAGAAGGCGCTGGACGAGTTCATCGAGCAGGAGGTCGTCCCGCTGGAGAACGAACACCCCGAGTTCCTCGGCGAGGACTACGAGCGACACATCGTCGACGAGGACCACTTCCAGGTCCCCGAGTACCGGGAGGTGGTCGAGACCATCCGCCAGAAGTCGGTCGAGGCGGGCTTCTACGGGATGGACATGCCGGAGGAGGTGGGCGGCGGCGGCGTGGACCTGCTGACGAGCGCCATCGTCACCGAGCACCTCGCGAACCGGCCGCCCGGGTTCCACGACGCCATCATGGGCGGGGCCGGCGGCCCGACGGCCATCCTGCTGGCGTGTACCGAGGAACAGCGCGAGGAGTACCTCGACCCGCTGATGGAGGGCGAGATAACCACCTGCTTCGCGCTGACCGAACCGGACCACGGGAGCGACCCCCAGTACATGGACGCCACCGCCGAGAAGGACGGGGACGAGTGGGTCATCGACGGCAACAAGTACTGGATCACGAACGGGCCGTACGCCGACTTCGCGATGGTGTTCGCCCGCACCTCGGGCGAGAAGGGTGAGTACGGCGGCATCACCTGCTTCCTCGTCGACGCCGACAAGGAGGGCTACAGCGTCGAGCACGTCCACCGGACGATGGGGCTGACGCCCGGTGGGCAGTGTGAACTCCGGTTCGACGGCGTCCGCGTGGGCGAGGACAAGGTCCTCGGGGAGGTGGACCAGGGGTTCCAGACCGCGATGAACTGGATCGGCGGCGGGCGCATCAAGATCGCCGCGAACGCGGTCGGCACGGCACAGCACCTCCTCGACCTCGCGGTCGACTACGCCCGCGACCGCGAGACGTTCGGCAAGCCCATCGGACACCGGCAGGGCGTCTCCTTCCAGCTCGCCGACCTCGCCACCGAGGTCGAACAGGTCCGCTGGCTCTACCGCTACGCGGCGTGGAAGATACAGAACGGCGAACGCGCCCGCAAGGAGGAGTCGATGGCGAAGCTCCGTGGTGCCGAGCTCGCGAACCAGGCGGCCGACGTGGCGATGCAGGTGTACGGCGGTGCCGGGTTCATGAAGGACCAGCCGATAGAGCGGCGCTACAGGGGGACCCGGGTCCTCCGTATCTTCGAGGGGACCGACGAGATACAGCGCCGGACCATCGCGCGCGAGCTCATCTGA
- a CDS encoding HpcH/HpaI aldolase family protein, with translation MDLKRALAERDPVEATWVSVPHPAVAELAAEQGFDCVFLDAEHTPASVETVESLVRAVDAGSDGAAASVVRVPWNDPVRIKRALDTGPTGVMVPMVETREAAEAFVEATRYPPEGVRGMAAARASGYGARFAEYVETANESVVAIAQVETERGVENAGDIAALDGLDALFVGPADLGASLGSAPGEDRFEEAVASVVAAAHDAGVPVGTLATSTDGIDGWVERGVDFMAVGYDLQYLAEGGEAARGAYREAVAEAGDPDE, from the coding sequence ATGGACCTGAAGCGTGCGCTGGCGGAGCGCGACCCGGTCGAGGCGACGTGGGTGTCGGTGCCGCATCCGGCCGTCGCCGAACTCGCCGCCGAACAGGGCTTCGACTGCGTCTTCCTCGACGCCGAACACACCCCGGCGAGCGTCGAGACCGTCGAGTCGCTGGTGCGGGCCGTCGACGCCGGGAGCGACGGCGCGGCCGCGAGCGTCGTCCGCGTGCCGTGGAACGACCCCGTCCGCATCAAGCGCGCCCTCGACACCGGCCCGACGGGCGTGATGGTGCCGATGGTCGAGACGCGCGAGGCGGCCGAGGCGTTCGTCGAGGCGACGCGCTACCCGCCCGAGGGGGTCCGGGGGATGGCCGCCGCGCGTGCCTCGGGCTACGGCGCGCGGTTCGCCGAGTACGTCGAGACCGCGAACGAGTCCGTCGTCGCCATCGCCCAGGTGGAGACCGAGCGGGGCGTCGAGAACGCGGGCGACATCGCTGCCCTCGACGGGTTGGACGCGCTGTTCGTCGGGCCGGCGGACCTCGGCGCGTCCCTCGGGTCGGCACCCGGCGAGGACCGGTTCGAGGAGGCGGTGGCGTCGGTGGTCGCGGCTGCCCACGACGCCGGTGTCCCGGTCGGGACGCTCGCGACCAGTACGGACGGCATCGACGGCTGGGTCGAGCGGGGGGTGGACTTCATGGCCGTCGGGTACGACCTCCAGTACCTCGCCGAGGGGGGCGAGGCGGCGCGGGGGGCGTATCGGGAGGCCGTGGCCGAGGCCGGCGACCCCGACGAGTAG
- a CDS encoding vWA domain-containing protein — protein MTGGDSRTDRAATNTLGYVLLLGLVVTSASVLFVVGGDAIQRIETESRGETGELLVQEVDAKLGSVASAPGDAATSVEIGDKRPSQVTVVGNGTLEIRVNGGACTRTFDLGGITVESETGETVAYQAGGVWRLAPDGGSVMVAPPDITFQNRSLNVRLVNFTGAVNGDRFRTVKNESKSVATTTSARETLLSGSCARPRNVTVRVTSAYHEAWADYLSQEVDTSVTETGSTVSFTLNQSDLPRAVDDSRNRVVNLSDASVVDPDPVNGRLPGSSFTIDKSAGNRYFVSGSIVPGGAGVSDIETFDGGAILRRPVDVVVVMDESGSMSGTKNRNAEDAAQEFVGLIDVARDRVAFVGYTTESRYILVDGDRYFGPRTDVLDDDTARDELNDTIDRYVASGGTAINRGLNASLDVHDVKSNASRDRHVILLSDGQNSPGYGECDAAGFSGENAACRAQFDEWTLAGAREAADQDITVHTIAFGSSPDEQLMKDVANATGGTYSRATTGAELEAVFESIFQEITESEQIVNYPVSTEMTIDGTTFYPTAPGNTSGVAGVGDYTNLNDPSFTGEFTYATETGDGALMEVSAVRLSCEDWALTPIEQYDNATDETYNEVRCTNATAVNSTLPPSNVTVLLDGADVSGYRSSPDTWWQPDFYNDTLAPYRDGDELDLESNEALVVYEFADPRAATGSNRLVMRYRFGLPESAQAASVVDVTVTEVSIE, from the coding sequence ATGACGGGTGGGGACAGTCGGACCGACCGGGCAGCGACGAACACCCTCGGGTACGTCCTCCTCCTCGGTCTCGTCGTCACCTCTGCGTCCGTGCTGTTCGTGGTCGGCGGCGACGCCATCCAGCGCATCGAGACGGAGTCACGCGGAGAGACGGGTGAGCTGCTCGTCCAGGAGGTAGACGCGAAACTCGGGTCGGTGGCGAGCGCGCCCGGCGACGCCGCCACGTCGGTCGAGATCGGCGACAAGCGGCCCTCGCAGGTGACCGTCGTGGGGAACGGCACTCTCGAGATACGAGTCAACGGGGGTGCGTGCACGCGGACGTTCGACCTCGGCGGTATCACGGTCGAGAGCGAGACGGGCGAGACGGTCGCGTACCAGGCCGGCGGGGTCTGGCGACTCGCCCCCGACGGCGGGTCGGTGATGGTCGCGCCGCCGGACATCACGTTCCAGAACCGCTCGCTCAACGTCCGACTCGTGAACTTCACGGGCGCGGTCAACGGCGACCGCTTCCGGACGGTCAAGAACGAGTCGAAGTCGGTTGCGACCACGACGAGCGCCCGCGAGACGCTACTGAGCGGCAGTTGTGCCCGGCCCCGGAACGTGACCGTCCGGGTCACGAGCGCCTACCACGAGGCGTGGGCGGACTACCTGAGCCAGGAGGTTGACACGTCCGTCACGGAGACCGGGTCCACGGTGTCGTTCACGCTGAACCAGAGTGACCTGCCGCGGGCGGTCGACGACTCGCGCAACCGGGTGGTGAACCTCTCGGACGCCTCGGTGGTCGACCCGGACCCGGTGAACGGTCGGTTGCCCGGCTCCTCGTTCACCATCGACAAGTCCGCTGGCAACCGGTACTTCGTCTCGGGCAGCATCGTTCCCGGCGGCGCGGGGGTGTCGGACATCGAGACGTTCGACGGCGGCGCGATACTCAGACGCCCCGTCGACGTGGTCGTCGTGATGGACGAGTCGGGGTCGATGTCGGGCACGAAGAACCGGAACGCGGAGGACGCCGCCCAGGAGTTCGTCGGGCTGATAGACGTCGCCCGCGACCGGGTCGCCTTCGTCGGGTACACCACGGAGTCGCGCTACATCCTCGTCGACGGCGACCGGTACTTCGGGCCTCGGACCGACGTGCTCGACGACGACACCGCGAGGGACGAACTCAACGACACCATCGACCGGTACGTGGCCAGCGGAGGGACCGCCATCAACCGTGGACTGAACGCCTCGCTCGACGTCCACGACGTGAAGTCGAACGCCTCGCGCGACCGGCACGTCATCCTGCTCTCGGACGGGCAGAACAGTCCCGGGTACGGCGAGTGCGACGCGGCCGGCTTCAGCGGGGAGAACGCCGCGTGCCGGGCGCAGTTCGACGAGTGGACCCTGGCGGGCGCTCGCGAGGCCGCCGACCAGGACATCACCGTCCACACCATCGCGTTCGGCTCCTCGCCGGACGAACAGCTGATGAAGGACGTCGCGAACGCGACGGGCGGGACCTACTCGCGGGCGACCACTGGCGCCGAACTGGAGGCGGTGTTCGAGAGCATCTTCCAGGAGATAACGGAGAGCGAGCAGATTGTCAACTACCCCGTCTCGACGGAGATGACCATCGACGGGACGACGTTCTACCCGACGGCGCCCGGCAACACCAGCGGGGTGGCGGGCGTCGGCGACTACACGAACCTCAACGACCCTTCGTTCACCGGGGAGTTCACCTACGCCACGGAGACCGGTGACGGCGCGCTGATGGAGGTGAGCGCGGTCCGGCTGAGCTGCGAGGACTGGGCGCTGACTCCCATCGAGCAGTACGACAACGCGACCGACGAGACGTACAACGAGGTCCGGTGTACGAACGCGACCGCGGTGAACTCGACGCTCCCGCCGAGCAACGTCACCGTCCTGCTCGACGGGGCGGACGTGAGCGGGTACCGGAGCAGTCCGGACACGTGGTGGCAACCCGACTTCTACAACGACACGCTGGCGCCGTACCGTGACGGCGACGAACTGGACCTCGAGAGCAACGAGGCGCTCGTCGTCTACGAGTTCGCCGACCCGCGGGCCGCGACCGGCTCGAACCGGCTGGTGATGCGCTACAGGTTCGGCCTGCCCGAGTCCGCACAGGCCGCGTCGGTCGTCGACGTGACCGTGACGGAGGTGAGCATCGAGTGA
- a CDS encoding DUF7287 family protein: protein MSPDERSGRAAWGRTDAAEDGGRSRAQTTQDFAFGISIFVLAAVFVVTFVPDVTTPFATGITEVEQERSQTASRLLVGNVSDDGTPELNTSRTDAFFDRSWADGELERALGLPRTASVNVTMRTADPPGDIVMDHAIGDAYRQQAGATSVRIVSYDDTVYRLEVRVW, encoded by the coding sequence GTGAGCCCCGACGAGCGCTCGGGCCGCGCCGCGTGGGGCCGGACGGACGCCGCCGAGGACGGCGGTCGCTCGCGCGCGCAGACGACGCAGGACTTCGCGTTCGGCATCAGCATCTTCGTCCTCGCGGCCGTGTTCGTCGTCACCTTCGTCCCCGACGTGACCACGCCGTTCGCGACGGGCATCACCGAGGTCGAACAGGAGCGTTCGCAGACCGCCTCGCGCCTGCTCGTGGGGAACGTCTCGGACGACGGGACGCCCGAACTGAACACCTCGCGGACCGACGCGTTCTTCGACCGCTCGTGGGCCGACGGTGAGCTGGAGCGGGCGCTCGGGCTCCCACGGACCGCCAGCGTGAACGTCACGATGCGGACCGCCGACCCGCCGGGTGACATCGTGATGGACCACGCCATCGGCGACGCCTACCGCCAGCAGGCGGGGGCGACCTCGGTCCGCATCGTCTCGTACGACGACACCGTCTACCGACTGGAGGTGCGTGTCTGGTGA